A portion of the Enterobacter sp. SA187 genome contains these proteins:
- a CDS encoding bifunctional diguanylate cyclase/phosphodiesterase — protein sequence MLIMILMIAVMFILAITATYHVAGDQNARSDFRSGNLLKKAIENRTATIRDHLADYADWGEAYINLHQSMNLQWAWEGQNLGDSLYKLFQYEGVFVISPDGQTKYSVLYGERVQDPFENWLGKPVLQALQNELMFTKGLPLTRMVIAKGQPVIIGAAWIKAGSDSRVLTTSDKHSLMIFVDKLTPEKLVLMGNEYGVEQVSYNRHGGTPYRQGEVSIPTDEGSMILNWKSDDPGGALLKWELPLLLGMAAITLLLVLALLRNVLAKARSNDNNIGLLKQSQLALAASERRFRDVAEATTDWIWEIDHQRKLSWISERFPAITGYPTRHWLGRSLTDFLPQSAAEISQWFSDPRADTLFTLKNCRYVSASGQTRYCSLVIKRVDLPGGSTTYRGTATDVTAELEAHERVKFLSCHDELTGLANRMYLKDFLETRVREQPYFGHQIAVITLDLDKFKPVNDLFGHAAGDTLLKQVARLLEGCINKNDLVSRHGGDEFVIILSDIQHVAQIDAICEKINAAITAPFKIVENNDIYIGVSMGIALYPQDAQTPWDLMRFSDIALYEAKKEEHTRWIYFRQNMIEQIIQRREMENDLRCAINENQFILYYQPRYDLKQSRINAVEALVRWEHPRLGLLMPDQFIPLAESSGLIMGLSRWVLTKACIDISESLPEMILSVNISAVEFLNPGLVQRVKEALKVSGLPAAQLELEVTENVTLSQPERVLEIMHELKSIGVRFLIDDFGTGYSSLNYLRTFPFDGIKLDKSFIFAMESSETAKDVIENMINLGKSYSLNVTAEGVETTGQLTMLEKYKCDEAQGYYIGRPMPLDKIQLNKMM from the coding sequence ATGCTGATTATGATCCTGATGATTGCGGTGATGTTTATCCTCGCCATCACGGCCACTTATCATGTGGCAGGCGATCAAAATGCGCGTTCCGATTTCCGCAGCGGGAATTTGCTGAAAAAAGCGATAGAAAACCGGACCGCCACCATCCGCGATCATCTGGCGGACTATGCCGACTGGGGAGAAGCCTACATTAATCTTCACCAGAGTATGAATTTACAGTGGGCATGGGAAGGACAGAACCTCGGGGATTCGCTGTACAAATTATTTCAGTACGAAGGGGTTTTTGTTATTTCACCCGACGGTCAAACCAAATACAGCGTGCTCTACGGCGAACGCGTGCAGGATCCGTTCGAAAACTGGCTGGGTAAGCCGGTTTTACAGGCATTGCAGAATGAGCTGATGTTCACTAAAGGCCTGCCGCTGACGCGCATGGTGATTGCCAAAGGTCAGCCGGTGATTATTGGCGCGGCCTGGATCAAAGCCGGAAGCGATAGCCGCGTACTCACCACCTCTGATAAACACTCGCTGATGATCTTTGTCGATAAACTCACCCCGGAAAAACTTGTCCTGATGGGTAACGAGTACGGCGTTGAACAGGTGAGCTATAACAGGCATGGCGGCACGCCGTATCGCCAGGGCGAGGTGTCCATCCCCACCGATGAGGGCAGCATGATCCTGAACTGGAAAAGCGATGATCCGGGTGGAGCGCTGTTAAAGTGGGAGTTACCGTTATTGCTCGGTATGGCAGCCATTACGCTGTTACTGGTGCTGGCGCTGCTACGCAACGTATTAGCCAAAGCGCGCAGCAACGATAACAATATCGGGCTATTAAAACAGAGTCAGCTGGCGCTGGCGGCGAGTGAGCGGCGTTTTCGCGATGTCGCCGAAGCCACCACCGACTGGATCTGGGAAATAGACCATCAGCGTAAACTTAGCTGGATCTCAGAACGTTTCCCGGCGATCACCGGCTATCCAACCCGTCACTGGCTCGGGCGAAGCCTGACCGACTTTTTGCCCCAGTCTGCCGCCGAGATTTCGCAGTGGTTCAGCGATCCCCGCGCGGATACGCTTTTTACCTTAAAAAACTGCCGTTATGTCTCCGCCAGCGGGCAGACCCGTTATTGCAGTCTGGTGATAAAACGCGTCGATCTGCCGGGTGGCAGCACGACTTACAGGGGCACGGCGACGGACGTCACCGCCGAGCTGGAAGCCCACGAACGCGTGAAATTCCTCTCCTGCCATGATGAATTAACCGGCCTGGCGAACCGCATGTATCTGAAGGATTTTCTCGAAACCAGAGTGCGTGAGCAGCCCTATTTTGGCCATCAGATTGCGGTCATTACCCTGGATCTGGATAAATTCAAACCGGTAAACGATCTCTTTGGTCACGCCGCCGGCGATACACTTCTCAAACAGGTCGCACGCCTGCTGGAAGGCTGCATCAATAAAAACGATCTGGTCAGCCGCCACGGCGGGGATGAATTCGTGATTATTCTTTCCGATATTCAGCACGTAGCGCAGATCGATGCGATATGTGAAAAAATTAATGCGGCGATCACAGCGCCCTTTAAGATAGTGGAGAACAACGATATTTATATCGGCGTCAGCATGGGGATCGCGCTCTATCCGCAGGATGCGCAAACGCCCTGGGATTTAATGCGCTTTTCTGACATCGCCCTTTATGAAGCGAAAAAAGAGGAACATACCCGCTGGATCTACTTCCGCCAGAATATGATCGAGCAAATCATCCAGCGGCGGGAAATGGAAAACGATCTGCGCTGCGCTATCAATGAAAACCAGTTCATTTTGTATTATCAGCCGCGCTACGACCTCAAGCAGTCGCGTATTAACGCGGTTGAAGCCCTGGTGCGCTGGGAACATCCCCGCCTGGGGCTGCTGATGCCCGACCAGTTTATTCCGCTGGCGGAAAGTTCCGGCCTGATTATGGGGCTGAGCCGTTGGGTGCTGACCAAAGCCTGTATCGATATCAGCGAAAGCCTGCCGGAGATGATCCTGTCGGTGAATATCTCCGCCGTGGAGTTTCTCAATCCCGGACTGGTGCAGCGGGTGAAGGAGGCGCTGAAGGTTTCCGGCCTGCCTGCCGCGCAGCTTGAGCTGGAAGTCACCGAAAACGTGACGCTGTCACAACCGGAGCGCGTGCTGGAGATCATGCATGAACTTAAATCCATCGGCGTGCGCTTCCTGATTGACGATTTTGGTACCGGCTATTCCTCCCTGAACTATCTGCGTACCTTTCCTTTTGACGGCATCAAGCTGGATAAGTCCTTTATCTTTGCCATGGAGTCTTCAGAGACCGCGAAAGACGTGATCGAGAATATGATTAATCTCGGTAAATCCTACTCCCTGAACGTCACGGCGGAAGGCGTGGAAACCACCGGGCAACTCACCATGCTGGAGAAGTATAAGTGCGATGAGGCGCAGGGCTACTACATTGGCAGGCCGATGCCGCTGGATAAAATCCAGCTCAATAAAATGATGTGA